From Candidatus Rokuibacteriota bacterium, a single genomic window includes:
- the rpe gene encoding ribulose-phosphate 3-epimerase, whose protein sequence is MKIAPSILSADFAALGEAVARVEAGGADQLHVDVMDGRFVPNITIGPPVIESIRKRTRLPLDVHLMIVEPERYIETFVRAGADLVTVHVEACPHLSRTLHQIREAGAKAGVALNPSTAPETIEWVLDDLDLILVMSVNPGFGGQSFIPSSIAKVRQIKTLVGTRPVEISVDGGVTRDKAGPLAQAGATILVAGTAVFGAQDPAQAVKDLRSASEASK, encoded by the coding sequence ATGAAGATCGCGCCGAGCATTCTGTCCGCCGATTTCGCCGCCCTGGGCGAGGCCGTGGCCCGCGTGGAGGCCGGCGGCGCCGACCAGCTCCACGTGGACGTCATGGACGGCCGCTTCGTGCCCAACATCACCATCGGCCCGCCCGTGATCGAGTCCATCAGGAAGCGCACGCGCCTGCCGCTCGACGTTCACCTGATGATCGTCGAGCCCGAGCGCTACATCGAGACCTTCGTCCGCGCCGGCGCGGACCTCGTGACCGTCCACGTCGAGGCCTGCCCGCACCTGAGCCGGACGCTCCACCAGATCAGGGAGGCGGGCGCCAAAGCGGGCGTGGCGCTGAACCCCTCGACGGCACCTGAAACCATCGAATGGGTGCTGGACGACCTCGACCTCATCCTGGTCATGTCGGTCAACCCGGGATTCGGCGGCCAGTCCTTCATCCCGTCTTCCATCGCCAAGGTGCGCCAGATCAAGACCCTGGTCGGCACGCGGCCGGTCGAGATCTCGGTGGACGGCGGCGTCACGCGCGACAAGGCCGGCCCCCTGGCCCAGGCCGGCGCGACCATCCTCGTGGCCGGCACAGCCGTCTTCGGCGCCCAGGACCCCGCCCAAGCCGTCAAGGATCTGCGGAGCGCGTCGGAAGCATCGAAGTAG